Proteins encoded by one window of Lathyrus oleraceus cultivar Zhongwan6 chromosome 1, CAAS_Psat_ZW6_1.0, whole genome shotgun sequence:
- the LOC127084330 gene encoding uncharacterized protein LOC127084330, producing the protein MKKKHFHGGTRIALNPHNSIVIRIPDTKVLRILSRSLFLVMVLVALPFIGNILNGFSFTLSSHSFVVSKIEFLHDMAEKGIYRNDDKALIVSSPPYSFGFEGIDVVMDNDYERKSLFLDESYDFVFTSNSSDVEFVDRIVKIGGIVVMLNSLRDKPSKCAFKEQLHYRVVYLRSYGSSMIVALRKTSSAIKHQYGT; encoded by the coding sequence ATGAAGAAGAAGCATTTTCATGGTGGAACAAGAATTGCTTTGAATCCTCATAATTCTATTGTTATCAGGATTCCTGATACTAAGGTTTTACGCATTTTGTCTCGATCATTGTTCTTGGTTATGGTTCTTGTCGCATTGCCTTTCATAGGTAACATTCTTAATGGATTCTCTTTCACACTGAGTTCCCATTCATTTGTTGTTTCCAAAATTGAATTCTTACATGATATGGCTGAGAAAGGAATCTACAGAAACGATGATAAGGCTCTCATTGTAAGCAGTCCTCCCTATAGCTTTGGATTTGAGGGTATTGATGTGGTCATGGATAATGATTATGAGAGAAAGAGTTTGTTTCTTGATGAGTCCTATGATTTTGTTTTTACATCAAACTCTAGTGATGTCGAATTTGTAGATCGGATTGTAAAAATTGGTGGTATTGTGGTGATGCTGAATTCTTTGAGAGATAAACCATCAAAGTGTGCTTTTAAAGAACAATTACATTATAGAGTTGTTTACCTTAGAAGTTATGGAAGTTCTATGATTGTAGCATTGAGGAAAACTAGCTCGGCAATTAAACACCAATATGGAACTTGA